Part of the Salinimonas lutimaris genome, GCCTGCCGGCCAGCCTGCACCGCACTGGCAAATGCCTCGGCCATAGCAACCGGGTTCGCTGAGGCGGCAATGGCACTGTTTATCAACACCGCATCTACTCCCAGCTCCATCGCGGCAGCCGCATCACTGGGCTTACCAATGCCGGCATCCACCACCACCGGTACTGATGCCTGTTCAACGATCATGCTGATAAAGTCCCGGGTCAGCAAACCACGATTTGAGCCAATCGGTGCGCCCAGGGGCATGACCGCGGCGCAGCCTGCTTCTTCCAGCCGCTTGCACAATACCGGGTCGGCACTGCAGTAGGGCAGCACAATAAAGCCTTCTGCAACCAGTTTTTCAGCCGCCCGCAGCGTTTCTATCGGGTCTGGCAGCAGATAACGCTGATCAGGATGAATTTCCAGTTTTACCCAGCGGGTCTCAAGCAGCTCCCGTGACAGTCGCGCCGCATACACGGCCTCGTCTGCTGTGCGTGCGCCGGAGGTATTGGGCAGTAAGGTAACCGGCAGTGCCTGCAACTGCGCCAGGGTCGCATCGCTGGCACTGCGCAGGTCAAGCCGCTTCATGGCCAGGGTAACCAGTTCACTGCCAGAGGCCGCGATAGTCCGGGCCATAAGCTGGGGATTGGCAAATTTACCAGTGCCGGTAAATAGCCGGGATGAAAAAGTAGTCTGTGCAAGGGTAAGCATACGTTATCCTCCGGCAACCAGTGAAAAGGCATCAATCTGATCGCCATCGTGAAGTGAAAAGTCGGGCCACTGCTGGCGGGTCACAATGGTCTGATTAACAGCCAGGGCCAGCGCGTCGGCCGACATATTGAGCAGAGCCGGAATATCGCTGAGCCTGACCGGGTCAGAACAGCTAAAAGGGGTGTTGTTAATCAGCAGCTGCATAAGCGGACTCCTGGGTTGAGATAGCTGTGGCATGGTGGTGGCAACAGGTACAGGCCGGGTTGACCGGCAACTGTAAATGCTGCCAGCCAGTGCCGTTAAAGCGCGCCAGTTCACCCCACGGTACTGGGGCCAGCCCGGTTAATGCCAGCAAGGTGAGTAGCGCCTGATACTGGCCCACCATATTGACTACCGGGCCTAAAATGCCCTGCGCCAGACAGTTTTGTGGTGAGAAGGCCTGCAATGCCTCCAGGCAACCATAACAGGGGCTGCCCGGGGCCGGTGAAAAGCCGATACATAAGCCTTCCAGCCCGGCGGCTGCGCCGGTGATGAGCGCCAGCCCATGATGTTGGCAAAACATGCCGAGCCAGCGCCGGGAAGCCAGATTGTCGGTACAGTCCAGAATGACATCGGCGTTTAATAAGTCTTGTGTCGAGACATCCTGCACGCCGGCCATCTGAGCGTGGTATTGCCCTGCCGGGTTGATGTGCATCAACGCGCGGGCTGCCACCCGGGCTTTGCTCTGGCCGATATCAGTGTCACGGTAGAGCGTCTGGCGGGGCAGGTTGCTCAGCTCCACCACATCCGGGTCAATCAGTATGAGAGTACCGACACCACTGGCGGCCAGTTGTGTTGCTGCGCCGTGGCCAAGACCGCCCAGCCCCACCACTGCCACGCAGGCACGGCCCAGTGCCTGCTGACTATGCTCGTCAAAATTATCCAGCAGGAGCTGGCGGCTATAACGTGAATACCAGTTTTGTGGCGATGGACTATCTGACATGGTCGGTTACCTCCTGCAATGCGTGAATAGCCCGGGCGGGATCGGCAGCTTCGGTGATGGCGGTGACAACCGCCAGTCCGTCCACCCCGGTGGCCCAGACCTGCGGCGCCCGGGCAATGCTGATACCGCCGATGGCCACAGTAGGAATATCACCGCACAGCTCAGCATAAGCTGCCAGACGCTCTGGTCCTTGTGGCGCCGATGGCATGTGCTTGG contains:
- a CDS encoding HesA/MoeB/ThiF family protein: MSDSPSPQNWYSRYSRQLLLDNFDEHSQQALGRACVAVVGLGGLGHGAATQLAASGVGTLILIDPDVVELSNLPRQTLYRDTDIGQSKARVAARALMHINPAGQYHAQMAGVQDVSTQDLLNADVILDCTDNLASRRWLGMFCQHHGLALITGAAAGLEGLCIGFSPAPGSPCYGCLEALQAFSPQNCLAQGILGPVVNMVGQYQALLTLLALTGLAPVPWGELARFNGTGWQHLQLPVNPACTCCHHHATAISTQESAYAAAD
- a CDS encoding thiazole synthase: MLTLAQTTFSSRLFTGTGKFANPQLMARTIAASGSELVTLAMKRLDLRSASDATLAQLQALPVTLLPNTSGARTADEAVYAARLSRELLETRWVKLEIHPDQRYLLPDPIETLRAAEKLVAEGFIVLPYCSADPVLCKRLEEAGCAAVMPLGAPIGSNRGLLTRDFISMIVEQASVPVVVDAGIGKPSDAAAAMELGVDAVLINSAIAASANPVAMAEAFASAVQAGRQAYEAGLGVSSQQAQASSPLTAFLEPL
- the thiS gene encoding sulfur carrier protein ThiS gives rise to the protein MQLLINNTPFSCSDPVRLSDIPALLNMSADALALAVNQTIVTRQQWPDFSLHDGDQIDAFSLVAGG